CTGCTGTAATACTTCTGGTAATGTATTACCCGCCCCTCTCCATATTGTAGGGCTTCCGTCCATGTTCAGGCCAGCAAAGACGTTGGCTCTTTCACGGCAAATGAATTTACCTCCTGGGAAATTCTGTAGCTGGGACAGTAGCTGAGTTATCAATGCTGAAGGTTTCTAGAGTGATAGCTGGTTCATTTGAAGTGTCAGCCTCTCAGGATCCTTGTCAGAAGATTTTCAACAGCTGGGCTCTTAGCAGCTGGGCgggcagcagtagcagcagcaggctGGACGGCAGCAGGACTGTCCACAGTAGGAGGGGCGGCAGCAGGAGGCCTGGGCATGGTGCAGCTGGCAGCAGGTTGGGGGTGTGCAGCTCACCACGCAGCAGGGGGGCAGGCAGGTGCCCTCCACGCGGCAGTCTGGGCGGCACCATCTAACGCGGCAGCTCACGCCTCCACTGCCACCCTCCTGGCCACTGCCAGTTccacagcagctgggctggcagcagctgggctgaCAGCATGTGGGCTGGCAACAGCTGGACTGggagcagctgggctggcagcagctgggctggcagcagctgggctgaCAGCAGCTGGAGCCACAGGTGCCACCAGTGGAGCATGTGGGAAAGCCACAGAAGCTAGTAGCGCAGCAGGCCATGGTGTCAGGAGTTGGTTTGAGAGCTGTGTAGTTGAGTTGAGCTTCTGGATTCTGGCTGCTTATTCCAGCCGGGGCCTTTTATAAGGCTCCAGCAGTCGCTCTGCGACAGGTAGCATTTTTATCTTGTTACTCTTCAAACCAGATTTTCTGGGGCCCCTGAGTtactttaaacatattttaaattgggTGTTTCCTTGTTGCTCAGCTAATGCTCATCATATATGTTCATCTGAGGTAGACATGTTAAATGCTTTATGTCCAAACAGAGTCGTGATTTCCACTTGAGTCTTAGCCTCAGTTTTGTGTTTGTGGTCATGGCACCTGACAAGATGACTCTCACCTGTAATTATAATGACGGGGACATGCTCACCAAATCTCAAATATACAGAAAAGGGCCATTGATCCTGGGTTGTCCTCCAAGAAGACCGTCTTTACAggtctggttttattttattgttaagatCACTGTTTCTACATCATTGTGTAGAAAATTACACATAGAGAGATAAGTTACACATTAAGAGGAATTCACAGATATCTCCAGATTTTTTTTGTATGATTTCTGTGAGCTCTTCTAAACTTAACACATTAATATTTGAGGACTCATTTGTCACTCAGGAGAGTATATGGAACAAAACCTGCTGCACTCCAATTTAATCTAAAGAAGAGGCTAAAATTTGTAATCAGTGAGTGGTGGAAAGCACCCACAAAGCAGTCAAGAGAAACTTATGCTTCCTTAGGATAGTTTAAAATTAATGCTATGTGGATCATTTGGACAGTGTTCCCCAAAGGCTTTCAATGTATGTCATTTTATGTTACTACACCATATGCCCTGCAAAAAGGGTATTGAACCAAATGGTACAGCAGCTTAATTTACAAAGAGGAGTCAAAGAGACAAAAGGAATCAGGAAATACTGTTTCTCTGGTTCATAATGTTTGTAAGAGAGATTAAAAATGGGATATCAATATATGTTAGTAGGTACAAAAGCAAAAATTTAGGATAAATCTTagcaaatgaaaagttaaaatcaTTTCTGGTAGTCGACAAAAACGACGTGATTTTTCTGCTAAGTGTTTAGGGTTACATGAGGGGACATGAAAAAAGTGTAGTGACCAAAAGTCATTTTTGCTTCAGTGATGGGCTTGTTAATTCCATGCATATGAATATAAGCACAAAGTTGGCTTTTATGAGATGGGGATACTGTTTTGGACAGTGGTAAGATTATGTTGGAATATTGTTCATGCTAGTTTCAGTAAAGATGTACGCCCTCTGGTAACCATGGCGATAGGCACGAAGTTGAAAATAGTTACATGTAATCATTGAATAATGGGAAGAAAAAACAATAACCCATTTTTTGACTACTTAACATTTTAGGTGTAGAAACCAATACTGTTTTCAATGTGAGTGTCACAGGCTTATTTAGTTCTACTAGTCACAGGACACTGAAGGACCATGCAGAAAGAATATAATTATCCGCCTCATATTTTGCTCTGGTGCACAAAGCTGTGGGGTATCAATAGGATTGATTAATTAGAGGAATGAGTTAAGTAACAGAGCCATTCATTCTCAAAGTCCTAGACCAGAACACTGGTGTTGTGACAGGTATGAGTTTTCATTTTACCTCAGCATCAATTGTTGAAAGAGCACCGTGATCTGGGAACAGAGAAATTTGTAGACATTGAATGAGCAtttgtacacacagagagaagagatgggTGTGATGGTCCCCTCTCCCTTCCATAGAccagttctttatattttatgaCATGCTGCTTTCCAGGTTCAGTGTGTATCAGTAAAACTCTGCGTACTGCCTTTACTTTAAATACTTTTTAGTCGTTCAAGAACATAAACATGAGGTGTTGGATAGGATATACTACAGAATAATAATctgaaacacaaagcaaagaagCATAAATGTGTTAAAATCATTTTAAGCATTTTTAGCTCAGAGTTGAAATAAGTTACACTTACTTTCTagttgtgtggtggtattgtgttcccctaatattgtgtaccctaataaatttatctgggtcagagaacaggaacaaccactagatagagaggctagaaaatggtggcactcatgcctttaatcctagcattccagaggcagaaattcctctggatttctgtgagttcaaggccacattggaaacagccaggcatggtgacacttgtctttaatcccaagaagtgagcctttaatcccagggaatgatggcagaaagagaaagatatataaggcgtgaggaccagaaactaagagcttttggctggttaagcttttaggcttttgagcagcagttcagctgatatccatTCGGATGatgacacagaagcttccagtctgaggaaataggatcagctgaggaattggcaaggtgaggtagctgtggcttgttctgcttctctgatcttccagcatttaccccaataactggcctcaggtttgattttattaataagaccatttagattcatgctacatagtTGTTTCTTGTCTCCCACTTTAAATTTAATGTACCTTCTGGTTTTCTGTGTTTGtcaccttctctgtctctgtctgtctgtctgtctctctctctctctctctctgtctctgtctctctctctctccccctgtatGTGTTCAGGTTTTTGTGAATATACATGAATAGGGAAGCCAGAACTCAACCTTAAGTGTCATCCTCAGGAGTTGtcaatttttttggggggagacaGAGTCCTGGGATCTGGGCCTCGCTGATTAGGCTGTGTCTCCCCAGGACGGGGACTGCAAGCCTGTACTACTATGGCTGACTCTTGTTCTCGCTCTTGTGGAGACACTTTTACTCACGGAGCCATCTTCTTCTTGTCTTCATTAAAAAGCTCCCACAGACTGTTCTCAGCGCCAGCTTCTGTCCTGTCATGTATGGACCCAAGACTGGAAACGGCTCCTTAGCGCTTCTTTACAAACTCCATTGGCTGACAGGCCAAGTATGGTAAGTTTCTAAATAGTTCTTCCACGGTGGCCCCTCACATATCCAGTCCTCTAGCCAAAATGTATGGATGACCCTTGAGGTACTTCCCTCCATACCTTTGTCTATACTGTTTCCACCCATGAGAAAGCTGCTCTCCTTCTAATCTGGGCAACAAAACCTTAACTCAGAGGAGATACTAACATTTTTCAAACTTTCTTTCTAAACAATAGTAATGTCTTTGCAGATACTATATGATATATACCCCTCATTTCTCATATTCTATTTAATTGTGTCAAGGTAGATATGACTCATCTTCCCAGAggtttttaatgaaagaaaaaaatttaagctggagagatggctcagtggttaggaacactggttgctcttccagaggacttgggttcaattctcaactTTGACAGGGCAGCTCAtcaccaactgtaactccagttgcaagaAATCCCataccctcttctaacctctgaaAGCACcaggcacgcgcgcgcgcgcacacacacacacacacacacacacacacacacacacacacacacgatgaatagacatatacacaggcaaaacattcaaatacatgaaataaaaacagtgaaaataaattaaaaggtcatattttaatatttctttttctttttgattattaCATGTATACACgcacaaatacataaacacaacttCATGTGttgcttatgtgtatatgttttagagatgaccacttggtattgaataaccagttAGGGGGCTTGTCCATGGGGAGGATTGATTCCTCTCTCTTTTAGCAGtagtcattaattgcctataaCTTTTCATTTAGGGGTGGGAACTTGTGAGATTTTTGAGGGGAAACTTTTTGAAACCCCAGTTGAATGTTTCTCATGGTCTATGCAGTCTGTGGTAAGCAACCCAAATTTCTTTGagagctaattttttaaaaagcatgaagaAGATGGACTCCCTTCCTCTGGTAGGTGGTCCACACTCCAGCGGATGGGCCTGCACCTATGCAAATAAATGCAGCACTAGTGGAACTCAGTGGGTTACCAAAAACCAGGTATGAAGTTGTAAGAGGGTCATGGTTGTAGGGAGGGGAGGATGGTCTGGAATTGAAGGGGGAGTGTGGGATATAGATGTGATCAACCTAAGTTGGACATGCgtagaaaattctcaaagaataaattaaaataatttaaaaggcaCAAGTAAGAGCAAAGCAATGGTTTGTGAGgccaaagaagagaaatttattaaaaaaataaacatgttcaAAAAGATCTTAGACCCAAGAAGGAGAGACGGACAAAACCTGCTTAAAAGAGTCGCGAGAGCCTTAATGGAAGGCTCCCGGGCCTCCGTTCACAAGCTGGTTGATTTAGGGCATCGTTGGCTCAGGGCAGGAggatagagagagaaaggggaacatgACTATTTTCCAATGGGCTGCTGCTTGCCCCAGGTGCTCAGCAGCAGGTGTTGCAGGGGGAGGTCCTGCAGGTGGTGCGGCAGGGGGCAGGCTGGCAGCAGGGGGGTCTGCAGCAGGGAGCCTGCACAGAGATGGGCTGGCAGCAGGTGGAGGCCCAGCAGCAGGGTCTGCAGACCACAGCTGTGCAAGAGGTGGGGCAGCAGGTGATGGGGCGACAGCAGccctgctgcaggctgcaggggTCACAGCAGATGGGGCGGCGGCAGGGCTCACAGATGGGCCTGGTGCAGTGGGGCACACAGGTCACAGGGCGGCACACTGTGGTCTGGCAGGACACTGGGCGGCAGCAGCAGGGGTCTCTgcagcagcagggctggcagcagccTCCACAGCTCTGGGAGGAGAAGGATCCACAGCAGGAGCCGGTCATGGTTGGTGTCTGGACTGGAGTGGGGCTGAGAAGTGGAGAGGAATTTGGTGTTCTTAAGTGTGATGTCTCTTCTGGGTTGGACGTCTTTATATACCTGGCTGGGAGCTGATGACCTCTCTTGTTTATCTTTTGACTAATTAAGTCAACTTCTGTTTGAGTAACAGTTGAGTCATGGTCTCATTAAACGATTCTTATTCAATCTCTAAATATGAACATCTTACACTCACTGTTCATTGTGAAAACTTGAAAATCACAGCCATGAGATGACAGAGTGTCAATTGACAGAAAATGTGCGGGTTTATGGAGTAGAGTGTGACATTGTGCTGCACTCACCCACCGTGTATTGATCAATCCAGGAGGCAACCTGCCATCATTGTCTCAGACATTTCTCATTCCATTGTGCTGAAAACACTCCTAATCCTGTCTTCTagttttaattatgaaatattgTTAACTACAGTCACACTTTGTGTAATGGAACACCAAGACTTCCTTATTTAACTGTGATTTTACCTGTGGACCAATCTCCCCCAGCTTCTCCCACCATCTCTCTGGGCTCATTTCAAATATCAGCATTAAGATAAACCTGGAGCACATggccacaaaaaaacaaacaaacaaaaaacaactcagtTTTCAACATTATTGAGTATAGTGAGGTACACAGATTGTTGAGTGGTTTCTACCCTGGAAGCACCTGTCTGTAAACAGGCACTAGGCATGTTGATTTAAGAGATTCATTAAGAATACATTTATTTACCATTAGGTATAAGATACTATAAATTCTTTTTGCTAGAATAGCAGCTCATatatagaaaaatcaaaaggtGACTTTTAGATGTGTTTGATTGTATTTTCTAcaaatgagtgttttgtctgtatgcatatatatgcaccatGTACATACCTCATCCTctaagaggtcagaagagggcattaggtgccctggaactgcagttacagatagCTCTGAGACACCACATGGGTGGTGGGAATCAAACATGGATCTTCTGCTAGTAGCAAGTATTCTTAAATATTGAGCTATCTCTGTAGTTTTCTAAAATTtagtattataaatattattattgtattgtattaATATATTGTAAATGTactaaaagaaagcatctaaggTCACTGTGTGCATCTTTATTTTCTCCAGGTCAGGATATGTTCAGCTCTGATGCTACTGGTCACTAATTTTTATCTCTAaatcacattttgtttgtttgaggcagggactcattatgtagcccaggctggccttgaacttatgattctcctgcctcagctgcccaaGGGTTGACATTACAGATGTACACCATTATGCCTAAATGGAAATGTGGcttttgtatgcatgtgttggtgtatgtatgagcacatgttgacatgtgtgtatgtgtatgcagggGCACTTGTGGAAGCCAAATGTCCATGTTTTCTTCTCTATGCttcactttactttttgagacacagtcttttaCCTGAAGCTCACTAATCCATGCAAATCATCTGGCCATCAAACTCCAGGGGCcgacctgtctccacttcctcttGAGGCTGGAGGTGTACAGCTCTTACATCAGTGCTGGAGGTCCAAACTCAGATATcaatgcttgtgtggcaagtactttactcacACAACCCTCTCCCCAGCCTAAATGCTGTGGGGagattctccctccccctttgATATCCTATGACTATCATCAAGTAAAATGATGGTAGTTTTCTTAGTCTAGACTGCAAAGATATTATTCAATACAGCTTTCAGGGGCGGGCACAAAGGAAGGCTGCTCCATATTTGTAATATTGTAGCTCTGCTCCAGACACACTGGGCAGGCTGCTTCAGGAAGGGCTCCTTATTTCCCAGCTTTGCAAACCTTTCTGAAACTTTCCAGGCATCTGCTAGATTATTTTagaatgactctctctctctctctctctctctctctctctctcacacacacacacacacacacacacaactgtgccTCAGGCTCCAGGATCTAAAGTCACCTCTGGTAATTAAAACATAACTCTACTACTTTTAAAGGAACTGTAGTACCATCGTTAGCATACTTGCCTAGCACTCACAAAGCACCAGGTTTGATCTCCAGGGCCACATACACtaggcacagtggtacacagCTATATCCCAGGGCATGTCAAGTGGGGACAAAAGGATCTGGAGTACAAAGTAATCTtcggctacatggcaagttcaaagccagcatgggctatgtGAGAcatatctcaaaaggaaaaaaaaagtggattgaCTATTTCCACAACCAGGGAgatagaggaggaagaaatgtagATGTGTCTCATAGATAATGATGCTTCACATActtttggttctttcttttgttcatagGCATGTTGagtcttcttttcctcttcctcctcttcctcttcctcctcctcttcctcctcttccttctctacttctcctttctcctccttctttccaaaTCAGTAACCTAAAGAAACAGTTGTGTATTTGGTGCACATTAATTATCAGATTTCATGTTGTTGTGGAATCTCAtggttaaatttttttccttttgcaatgGGACTCTCCTCCAAAGCCATAAAATGCCAACTTAACAAGATGAATCTCTCTGCTACATATACTTCTCATCAGTTGTCCCATAgggatttttttctgattcttatATAAACATCCACAAGGACAGTGTCTGAGAATAGCTCAGAAAACTCTTCAGATGTTTGTTTACTGTGGCATACTTATCCTGGCTCCCTAGCGCACCCTCGTTTTCAGGCTGAGGACATATAGTTCCTGTTCCCATTATCCATGACACAG
Above is a window of Onychomys torridus chromosome 8, mOncTor1.1, whole genome shotgun sequence DNA encoding:
- the LOC118590413 gene encoding keratin-associated protein 9-3-like, with the translated sequence MACCATSFCGFPTCSTGGTCGSSCCQPSCCQPSCCQPSCSQSSCCQPTCCQPSCCQPSCCGTGSGQEGGSGGVSCRVRWCRPDCRVEGTCLPPCCVVSCTPPTCCQLHHAQASCCRPSYCGQSCCRPACCCYCCPPSC
- the LOC118590414 gene encoding keratin-associated protein 2-1 gives rise to the protein MTGSCCGSFSSQSCGGCCQPCCCRDPCCCRPVSCQTTVCRPVTCVPHCTRPICEPCRRPICCDPCSLQQGCCRPITCCPTSCTAVVCRPCCWASTCCQPISVQAPCCRPPCCQPAPCRTTCRTSPCNTCC